The following proteins are encoded in a genomic region of Arachis stenosperma cultivar V10309 chromosome 4, arast.V10309.gnm1.PFL2, whole genome shotgun sequence:
- the LOC130973930 gene encoding uncharacterized protein LOC130973930 has translation MASEESFVVLVHHRGSVNRKTRSGVKFTDKNPLCIIVTSTTSYDDLVSAVLMKLGLEGAKRVKKFFYHIPVTVLQNTVKYDCFTINNDVDLQVMFLCRRQFLEVRTPELLARLVDVVSSSGGSNRNTNTIANPAGSSSRPAVASSSVPVYEPVVQPVASPSFAVDLNGTEGDEVVERENLPNALVGVAPVGVGDGFLGDEEEDDVEPDMIDDDSADDIGANGPALAVGGSSSGTQQYPPHFSSLDLDAMRHEGVLGHAVGFGARDAEGTAGLTEFQVGQQFQDKDEALLSVKTYSIRRGVEYKVVESDHRRYVGKCSEFGNGCTWLIRLSLRKRKGIWEVKRYNGPCLATSISPGHIHLDYHVTTGVWIIM, from the coding sequence atggctagtgaggagagttttgTGGTTTTGGTGCACCACAGAGGATCTGTTAATAGAAAAACTCGTTCCGGAGTAAAGTTCACAGATAAGAATCCTCTATGTATTATCGTAACTTCTACGACGAGTTATGATGACCTTGTTAGCGCTGTACTAATGAAGCTCGGTCTGGAAGGTGCGAAGCGGGTAAAGAAGTTTTTCTATCACATTCCAGTCACGGTGCTACAGAATACCGTGAAGTATGATTGCTTCACGATTAATAATGATGTGGACTTGCAAGTAATGTTTCTTTGTCGGCGGCAGTTTCTGGAGGTGAGGACACCAGAGTTGTTGGCACGGCTGGTTGATGTGGTATCCAGCTCCGGCGGTTCGAACAGGAATACGAACACTATAGCGAATCCAGCAGGTTCTAGTTCCCGGCCTGCCGTTGCTTCCTCCTCCGTCCCTGTGTAcgaaccagtggtccaacctgTCGCCTCCCCGTCTTTTGCTGTTGACCTCAATGGCACCGAAGGCGACGAGGTAGTGGAAAGGGAAAATTTGCCGAACGCTTTAGTGGGAGTTGCACCTGTTGGCGTTGGAGACGGTTTTTTGGGTGATGAAGAGGAGGATGACGTCGAGCCGGATATGATTGACGATGACAGCGCTGATGATATTGGAGCGAATGGGCCTGCATTGGCGGTAGGTGGTTCTAGCTCTGGCACACAGCAGTATCCACCACATTTTTCCTCGTTGGACTTGGACGCCATGAGACATGAGGGGGTTTTAGGGCACGCTGTTGGATTCGGAGCTAGAGATGCGGAAGGGACTGCTGGTCTGACAGAGTTCCAGGTTGGTCAGCAATTCCAGGATAAAGATGAGGCCCTTTTAAGTGTGAAGACTTACAGCATCCGGCGAGGGGTAGAGTACAAGGTGGTGGAGTCCGATCACCGGCGGTATGTGGGCAAGTGTTCCGAGTTTGGGAATGGGTGCACATGGTTGATTCGACTGAGTCTCCGGAAGCGCAAGGGCATTTGGGAGGTCAAACGGTACAATGGACCTTGCCTGGCCACATCCATCTCGCCTGGCCACATCCATTTGGATTATCATGTGACCACAGGAGTTTGGATTATCATGTGA
- the LOC130973931 gene encoding uncharacterized protein LOC130973931, whose protein sequence is MVRADASVSIKVLLKATAAHFGFRPTYRRVWVAKQKSIALIYGDWDESYNDLPRWVLGVQLTMPGSVAVLKTSPVRVGGQVDESQAYFHRLFWTFPPCIEAFRHCKPLVSIDGTHLYGKYGGTLLIAIAQDGNSNILPVAFVLVEGENVESWTFFLSHLRQHVTPQPGLLVISNRHNGIKAALEAPDGGWLPPSAYRAFCIRHVAANFALTFKGKDARRLLVNAAYAKTEVEFDYWFDILRSEDPAMCE, encoded by the coding sequence ATGGTTAGGGCTGATGCATCCGTGAGCATAAAGGTGCTCCTGAAAGCCACGGCAGCGCACTTTGGTTTTAGGCCGACTTATCGGAGGGTTTGGGTGGCGAAGCAGAAATCTATTGCCCTCATCTACGGTGACTGGGATGAGTCCTACAACGACCTGCCTAGGTGGGTGTTGGGTGTGCAGCTGACGATGCCTGGTAGTGTTGCGGTCCTTAAGACGAGCCCGGTTCGAGTTGGAGGACAGGTGGACGAGTCTCAAGCGTACTTCCACAGGCTTTTCTGGACTTTTCCGCCGTGCATCGAGGCATTCCGTCATTGCAAGCCGCTAGTCAGCATTGACGGCACACATCTGTATGGGAAGTATGGGGGAACGTTGCTCATCGCGATTGCACAGGACGGGAACTCCAACATTCTACCTGTCGCATTCGTACTAGTAGAGGGTGAGAATGTGGAGTCCTGGACATTCTTTCTCTCGCACCTTCGACAGCACGTGACCCCGCAGCCCGGTCTGTTGGTTATATCGAACAGGCACAACGGCATCAAGGCTGCGCTTGAGGCCCCTGACGGCGGTTGGTTACCGCCATCTGCGTACCGTGCATTCTGCATACGACACGTAGCGGCTAATTTTGCCCTTACCTTCAAAGGCAAAGACGCTAGAAGGCTCCTAGTAAACGCGGCGTATGCGAAGACCGAGGTTGAATTTGATTACTGGTTTGATATTCTGCGATCTGAAGATCCGGCGATGTGTGAGTAG